Within the Platichthys flesus chromosome 16, fPlaFle2.1, whole genome shotgun sequence genome, the region TTCCTGAGAGGTCGCAGtaaccttgacctctgacctttcccgGAAAAGCTCAACTCATCCTCAGGTCTGCGTGAACGCTTCAGCTCGATTTAAAGACTTTCCTGAAATATCACGTTATAATCTCTCAGCTGTCATCTGTGCAGAACAGGACACTTTCAAATCAGTTATTTAAACAAACCCAATAATCTACAGCGACACATTGTCCCCCACTAAGACCAGTGACCAGACACAGACCTGTACAGAGTCTCCTCCAGTGGATTGGACCTGGACCAGTCGGCTGCTTCTCTCATGTCTCACTCGGTaaacaccacagactgtaaatgaagatggacgacgagTCTTCACTTCCTTCACTCTACAAATATGACTTTTCATCCTGGTTTTATATAATACCAGTTTAAGTTAGCAGTGAACAAGTGATCATATTTCCCCAGATATCGATTTATGTCTAAtaattgaaattaaattgattaaaaCATCCTTTAATACTAAACATCTAATTCCTCTTATGATGTTTGAAATTTAACTGACGCAAATCAGGACAATTCTGACTTTAAAGGTCAAATTTCATTGGTGTTTTAAAAAATTCTGGCCTCAAAATATTCACAGATTTGCCAAATAATCCACAAAGTTTAAGTTTATCTTGTTTTTGGTGCATGAGTCACCATGACTCAATTAAATCAACAAGTCgtctcttctcctgcttcctgttctCAACGAGGACGCCTCTCCTGCTGCAGGCGTTATTtagaagtgtgtctgtgtgtgtctgtgtgtgtgtggtgtgtgcgtTGGTGGGGGGTCATGTCAGGTGAAACCGACAGATGGTGAAAAGACACAGATGGTCAAACACGTTGTGGAGCAAAAAGTGgttcatgtgttttatttaaatggacGGTGTGTGAGTGTTCCAGAAGCCGAGTGTGTTACGTGTTGCTCTGCTGCTGACTGTgtgaagcctgtgtgtgtctgtgtgtgtgtggactgtggTGTGCATGCAGTGAATGCATCTTATGGCCGTCtgctctgaataaataaatgttatatacaAACTGTTGTTGCGTTGTGACATCTGATGGAATCACGACAGTTCTCACAGCTACGTGTCAGTGACCAGCGACTTGAGGCCCTGCAGCCTGACATCATCTCTACAGTCAATATGAATATTAATCGTTCATGTCACACttcaatatttcatattttaaaatagaaaacaggATGAATCAACAACAAAGAGACAACTGGATAAAACTCTTTTGTCTGCTTCTTAAAAAGTAAACTCTACTTTTGTATACCTCCGACCACCAGTGCAGTTCTCATCTCTAtaactttgttttcattgcgacctttgacctccgacCTCTGAAACACCATTCAGCATAAGAAGCAGCTGAAGTTGAACCGGTGAAATAAATCAGATCAACACTGATCAAAGTGTACAACAGTTTTATTGATCAATGACCAACTCAGGCTTAACATGGTTACAAGTTTACAAGAAATCACTGACACTGACCAGTGAGtgaactctctctcttccctcccccccgccccccatctCCCAGGCTACAGGAAGTGGCGTCCAGAtgtgtgttgaaatgaaaacataatacTCCTGAACATCTGTAATCACCGGCGGCCTTCACCTCGTCGAGCGCTACAGTCCGAACGCGTCCGGGGAGATCCGGGAGATCCGGGAGAGAAATATGAATCGTTACAGTCTCTCTTAGCTTCTCATCCACACGTATGGCActcattgaaacacacacacacccatgtacacaacaacagacacatacatgcacactaactcctcctcctcaccgcCGGTCTCTCTGGTGACTCATTCTGGTGACGGGCACATGTCCAGACTCGGCACGTTACCTTTACACAACTGTACAAGTGTCGCGTGGCTCTGGATACAGAGCTGCTCTGGATACAGCTCTATCATGGCACTAATATAAAACTCAGTAAATCTATAGATCTGTCATTCTCTCTAAAGTCTTCGCTTATTATTCAAAGGAGTTTTGGTAAAGGCTGGTTTCACAAAACTGAACTGGGCGACGGAAATATTGATATGGAAGAGAAAAGTGAAGTGAAGAGACAAACAGTGTTTCTCTGGAAAGGACTCGATGCTTGTTATTAAagctccagctgctctgctctgaacCAACAGAGGACAAATCACTTCACATCTGTCAGATACAAACTTACACATCTGTACTTTTTGAGTTCTGCTCTGTTTACGTTTCGCACAATGAGATTTCACACAAAGTCAAAGCAGAGGTGTGAACAGATGTGAAGTTTGCATCAGTTGAACCAGGCGGCACAAATCACGACCGGGTCTCAAATccctgtgacatcatcacacaGCGCCACAGGCTGAGAGGTCAGAGTCAGGTGAGTGACAGCGGGGGTTACTGCTGACTCGTCTGTTTCCCTCCGGCGATgaataaaaactttaattaaaaataatgacaagCAGAAAGAAACGGGAACAAAAGGATTTTGTCTTTTacgtttaatattaatattaaagtgAGAGCAGCTGGCGACCGAGATTCAGTCCTACAATCACTGGCTGACCTGTATACGTGTTGTCTAATACAGGACTTTGAAGCAGGCACCTTTGagccccccatccccccccgtCTAGGGTCCTTCAGATTGTCTGGGTCGGGGTCGATCACCCCCGACACATTAAGTCACTGTTCACTTTAATTTCAGCATAAAACTGCTGCTACTTCATTTGCATCAAATAACCTGGTCACAGCTCGGATGGCGTCTGTGAACTCGTCAGTGAACTCGTCTGTGAACTCGTCTGTGAACTCGTCTGTGAACTCGTCTGTGATTGGGCGGCGACgctctgtgtttgtgaaacCAGCCGTTACACGCGTGTGGATAGTTTACATTAGGCATCGTCAGTACAGTTCTTAAATGGCAGGTGTATCTGCAGGAAGCAGACAGGACCGACTgctacccacaatcctctctgcttcctgctctgaTTACAGCGCTCATTCAGATTTGGCGCAGTGCGTTGCAACCGTTAAGGCAGCTCCTCTTGTTTTGCCCCATAATGCACCAGGGTCACAGAGAGCGTGAGCTGCGATCCTGAAGGTCGGGGGTCGACGCGTGGGACTGTTTGACGTTTTAAAAGCAACACTTAGTAAAATAGTTCCAATGCAgcttggtggtggtggggggggggggggtactgttgGTCTGCGGCTGTTAAATCACAATCAAAGAAACGGGCGTGGACGAGGAAACCTCACGGAAACTTTGATGGGATGTGAAGTCTGAGCTCAGCTGTGGAGCCAGATGTTCATCTAGCAGGTCCACAcctgagagggacacacagaggagagtcCAGTTTACAGATCCAGCAGAATGGAAACTCATCAACACAACTCatcacaaagtaaaagcattcaAACTTACAATCACACACTTTTAAGGGATATTAATGTGTTTCTacgtgcttttattgtgaaatattataACACTAAGAgggtctgtttctgttttaaaacaacaaaatgttaaATGGATGTTTATTTGACGGGTGGGTGTGAAGAACGGGACAGTGAACGTGGAGACgacaacaggaaacagacacacaacaatctGTCGCACCTTGACGGTGCTGTCGACGGCTCCGGAGAAGAGGCGCCCCCTGGAGACAGCCAGAGCCGTTACACTGCCCTGGTGCCTGAGCAGAGTCTGGGTGCAGATCATGTTATCCATGCTCCACACCTACACAACACGGAAACAACAGCTTAGTATACACAATCGTACAAACTTCTTTCCTTTGCATTCCAGCACACATATCTGGATGAATAAAACTTTGCTCTGTAAACATGAATACAAATGGAATATTAACAGCACAATTGACTTGTGTggatattgtgtgtgtctgtcctcacccTGAGGGAACGATCATAGGAGGCGCTGAACACTTTGGTCTGGTCGGGGGTGGCGATGACAGCGAGAGCATAAACAGTTCCCACGTGACCTGTGAGGGTCCGCACCTGCTCTTTAGACTCAATGTCCCAGacctggagaggagagagacgcaccttcatcatcatcatcatcaagttCAAACGAGGAgagggcaggtgtgtgtgtgtgtgtcctccatgTCTCTTACGTGGATGAGGTTTTCGTAGGTTCCACAGACGATGTGGTGGTTGGTGACGGCGATGGAGTAGACACTGCCCCCGCTGGTCTGGAGGACGTGGACACACTCCAGAGAGCGGATGTCCCAGatctgagagagagacggaAAGAGGAGGACGGTGAAAACCACGTTTCAGTGTCCATTGCCTGAGCAACAGTTTCCAGAAGTTTCAACTGGCCAATCACAAGGTAGCAACGAGACGTCATCAACCCGACCAAACCCGACCCgtccttcctgtctctctttatTTAGACGGTTCAACAAATGCAAAATTAACTAATTTACAGAACCAACAATCTATGAGAAGCATTCAAACACTAATCAAACTTGTTAATAATTGAAAATACCAAATTAGAGAAGTTAATTTCTTCTGTATCCAAGGACTGAACCGTCCTCCAGGAGCTGTGGACGAGCTCTGTGTTGAAGTTACATAATTGCTGAAATATTCTAAGGGACATTTTTCACTGAATATTGGCAGCAGTTGTCACAGTcatttctgtggcaaatcatttTCTAAACGCCTCCTCTCCACTAACGGCTGACTGGAGACCGACTGAGTCGCTTATAGGCCTCATAACAAAAAGAGCTCAGAAGAATTCATCTTCGCTTTCATCTCAGAGTCGTCCACAGACGTCCCTCGTTCCCACAGCCCGACCCGCTCTCCATCTCGCTAGAGCGTCCCTGAGGTGCTCATTAGTACCCAGCtccagacggacacacacaccgacacagacacaaagacacacacacagacggacacaAAGAGTCTCTCTACAACGAGACGGTACGAAGATGGTGAAactcagacagagacaaaatgacatttttatgaagagaaacaaattaCTGGCCATAATAGATGCAATGAGTTTcaactgctcacacacacacgcacacgcacacagaataTGACGAATAACAATTGGTTTGGAAATGTAACACACGACTGGTTCCAGTTGCTGCAACGCAAACTTCCCcaaaaccaaataaagaaatgtccGAGCTTCCACTGTGATCTAAACTCTGTATTACTAACAGCATGAAAGGTCCACTCACCTTGATGGTTTGGTATGAGCCGCTGTACAAGTGGTTCTGGGAGGCCACCAGTGCTCTGACCCAGTGATTCAGACCAGTTAGTTCCTTCTTCAGTTTCAGCTCTGTGCCCACGATGTCCCACACCTGTAGACAGCAATAACGTTCATCACAAGTTTGTGACTTTGACTCACAAACtcttatcagttcatctttgactttaagtaaatgtttgttttcaagttAAAGTTCTTCTTGAAACCTTTTCAACACTTGACTCATAAAGTGTGTTGCAGTAACTCACCACAATCATGAAATCACAATGTAAGATAAAATAGGAAGCTATACTTTTCAACAATTGCACAATCATGGAAAGACAcaaagatgcgcacacacactgcacagagcTGAGCTGGAGCGGAAACACAACAGTTCATAATGTCACTGAGCAGATGGTAGAAGGGGGGGGCCCCGTGTGAGAGAGAACTGACAACACACAGCATCATAATCGTCCTCACTCACTCGTGTGTACCCATGGTCACAAAGAAGAGGCTCCAGCCGTCCCTCCTCCGGCTGGAGACACAATTACACTTATCTTCTAACTCAATATTCATTTTCCTGGAGGTCACTGCTGATCAGGGGTCAGGGTTGAAGATGTGGCCAGTTCTCTTGCCatagtttttaatgtttttatgatcGTTGGTGCAGAATAAGCCGGTGTTCATCCAAAAAGCTTTGAAAAcgaagaaacaacacaacacacactcggTGCTGCATCATGTGATCTGTACCTTAATGGCCTTGAGGGAGCCGCTGAACAACATGTTGTGGGAGGAGACAAGTGTACACACTGGGTTGTCATGGGCCCGGATAGTGTTGACTTTCTGCAGGGTCTGGATGTCCCACACCTACGAGAGACACGCAGCCGTGAGACCAGAAACCACACAAGACAAAACCATTCTCAACATCtcaaagaagaaggagaagtggACGTTACTCACGATGATGGTGCAGTCCGCAGAGCCACTGTACAGACGGTTTCTATCgagacagaaaacagcagagtCATGCTTTGAAGAGGGGGCGTCGCTATTCTCAGTCGATGTGAATTATACAATCAAAGtttgagtgtgttgttgtgcatgtgtgtattttatttaccCCTGGATACACAGAGCCAACACAATGCCATCGTGGCCCTCAAGGGTTTTCTGACACTTGTAGGTGGTGCATGTGTCCCACACCTGAGGGGACGAGGACATTCAGTCATTTTGTGTTCTACTAACACTTGCGTAtgtacaatataaataaattagtATTTCTAATACAGGGTTGTGGGCAGGAGTAATCAGAATCATTCAGGATGTGGGCGGGTGACAATGAGTTGGGACTGAAAATAGCACTGCTTCAtagaacaaacaaagacacacacacacacacacacacacacacacacacacacacacacacacacacacacacacacacacacacacacacacacacacacacacacacacacacacacacacacacacacacacacacacacacacacacacacacacacacatttagtgtTTGGAAATGattctttaaattaaaaccttCAGTTTTAATCTCTGTACATACTAAGAcgcctgaaaacacatatcatgTGACCACTCACGTACACTGGGTGTTCATGAAATAATCAAgaaatattagtttttattGTAACTGCCAGTCAAACCATGAcattgtgtgcgtttgtgttacCTTGATGGTCTTATCTGAGGATCCAGAAAAGAGCAAGTCCCCAGTGGAGTAAACACAAAGGCACCACACGGGACCCTGGTGGCCCACAAACGTCCCCTTGCACTTGAAGATCTGCTGGGGGTCATATGCTACACAGGGGCACAGAGATGGGAAAGATTGATTCATTGGAAACTACAGGATGGTCGAGGATGTGAAgtacagaggagggagagtggggTGGGTGAGGAACAGCCAGGGGAGACAGTCAGAGTCAAATCAGCACAACTACGATGTTGAAATCAAGTTTCTTCAGGTTCTTGGCCAGAATCAACCAAACGTCTTCCTCCACTGAGGTGAAGAGAGATCAGGACCGACGAGCAGATACTTACAGCCCAGGATTCCCATGTTGAGCCGGGCGTTGATGTGAGACAACTCATCCTGCAAAGACACAGAAGAACAATCTGAAgtatttccttcacacacatctgtacacATTTGGTTTCCTGATTCAGATTTTACTGTcgcatatacacacatttatccCCCTTACGTTGAGCATGGAGGCATCTCTACGAAACTCCATCAGGTCCTCGCTCAGCTTACTCTGGTTCTCATCCAACacatctgaaaaacacacagggaaagaaaaatgattcaatatttgtattcataaagCAAAATGTGTAGTGCTCTGTCAAGATGAGTTGATGTTTGAGTGATTGTGAATAGAGAGAATATTTCCTCTGTCATTCCTGAAAGAAGAGGTCCAGCCGGTCTCTACTTGAAAACCACTAAATCACTAcaacagaatgaatcaccacgtgtggctgcagggggcgctgttgctcagtgaaCGTTATAGTttatagtgttgctttaaagtcTGACCATGAACAGACCATCAACACGACATAACAACCTGTCCCTATCATTCAAGACATCTCTTCTAGAGTGAGTATGAATTGATTGGGTGAAATATAAATTTGATATTAAAGAAACGAGAACCCACAtaattaagaaaacatttatatacACAAGTAACTGCAACTTGTTTAAGAAGGTAAAACAAAGATTGAATCTTACCAAACTTGAGCTCCATGTTCTTCTCCAGCTGATCTAACTTCTCCGATAGTTTGCCCAGCATGGAGCGCAGGAAAGCAATGTCCTGGTCCTTCTGGGACAGAGTCAGCTGCATCTCGTGGAACCTAACAGGGTCAAAGGTGGGAGATCGAATACAGATCAGAGATTCTCAGTTCTTCAGATACAAATACAGTGTAAAGTGTTTATCACAACCAATAGCTTCAGGTCTCCTCACCTGTCGTCAGTTTGCTGCAGGAACTCTTTCAGCCCCTCAAATTTACACACCTCCAGATGTGTTTCATACGTGTCCTGGTTACCGATGAACGTACAGCTGTCCCAGACGAGGAGAGTCAAATTAGTGAAAAGTAGAAgaggggaaacaaaaaacaatttctACCAAGTGGTGACTTACCCATATTTGGAGTGTGGACATTTGATGTGCTCACATTCTTTGAGGTGAGCCTCCAGGTTCATGGTGAGCAGCGGGGGGCAGGAGGGGTTGTTGGGACAGCGGACTGGCCTGTAGTCACAACTGGCCTCATGTTCTCtgtagagacacagagagttaGGATGGAGGGAATAAGGGTCAGTAAAAGCATTGCAAATAGTTTCTTCAGCCATTCTGCATTCATAGGAAAGCAGCAGGGATCCATCATCCTCAGTTCTTACTTCCGTGTGGTCAGTTTAATGGTGAAGGGGCATCCCAGTGGGTCCACTTCATACGGGCCAGGCTTCCCGGCCACTGTGGGATTGGAGGCCGTGGCCCCCCCTGCTCCGCTTGCTGTGGCCCTGCAGCCGTATTTACAGTGGATGAAGAGTTCTCCTATCTGCTCGGCCACTGCAATGTTGTTTACCACCACTGTGAGCTTAGCTGCGTCCACTGGGCACTTGTCTGTGAGGGGAACCAACACGAGGGTGAGTTTTCAATACACAACACTTCTACGTATTAAAGTTATTCATGTCACATGTCTCTCACCTGAAGTCAAGGCACATCGTCTGCAGAAGGTGTGctgaggaaggagggaaaacAGGCGGagtgtcttttttaaataatattttgttgTCCTTATTAATAAGAATAACTTGATTTACTTAACTTACCCCACACGTTGTGATGACTGGGTCTTTAAAGACACTGCAGCAGAGCTGACAGCACAGTTTCACTGACGGCTGTTCAGCAAACACCTGGGactcctgcacagacacacaaatgtgttACTATAatcagtttgttgtgtgtgtgtgtgtgtgtgtcttcatacATTCATTAATGTGATAGTGGGCATATGTTTATGATGACTGTCATATACAAAAGTCTCAGACTTTATGTTGTACTGTCTACAAAATGTTTGCACCGGGTGAGATACCGTGTCGTCCTCCTCTTCGTGAAGAGAGAATGTGGAGCGCAGGGACATGTTGGACTCGGAATGGAGAGACCGGATTGAGATGGCTGAATCAGACCGCCGAGGAGTTCCGATGAGAGGCTGAGGGGACGGGAGGAGGCAgtagaaagaagaagaggttcaacaataaatacacaaaaggaATAAGTGCTTACACCCCCAGCTCATCTAAATGTATCAGCTTGAGTTTGCAAAGGTATTAGGACGGAgtggaaaaacataaaatcctAAATGTATGTACCATTCCATCGTCATCATCGCGAGGGGAGTAGGTGAgagtgctggaggaggagggcgtTCTTCTGTGCTGTGCTGAAAACAGGAAGGCAAGTTCACCAGCGTGAATTACAGAATTATGTCTCTTaggcaaacacagaaaaaatgaaatcccGAGGACCAAAGAGCTTTGAGAAGAGAGAGGACGATGGCGTGTCACCTTTCGCTCCAGCAGCCACGGCTGAGAAGGTCGGGCCAAACGACGCCTCCATCCTGCTGCGACGGAACGAGGGACCGGCAAGAGAAAGATCATGGAGTTAAactaaaaacagtttttgaCAATATTAGAAATTGCACAAGAAATATGACACACGTCAAACGTTTAGTATGGTTTTATTGAAAGTCTCTCTCCTGTCAACAAGATTGTCTCTCACCACGCTGCTGCAGTCTGCGGGGGGGTAGAAGGGCTGCCGGGGCTGGCTGCTGTGAAGGCAGCTGCtactgctgcttcttcttcttctctggagtATTGATTGTAGTGAGACGTCTTCCAACCCAGAGCATGCACACGTTCACGAGGAATCACTAGCAGCCAGTTGAACAGCTATGCCTGGTAAGAGCAAAGAGGAATGAAGGCATTAGTGACGACAAAAGTCAACTACAACTATTTAGATTCTCCTCTGAGCAACACAGCTGGAGCCTGAAAGAAAACAGGTTGAACACATTATGTTCTCCGTATGTCGGGTTTATGTattaacagagaaaaacacacacccacacacatggcCAAAGAATTATTGGCAAACGTCAGCAGGGACAATGCAGCTCAAAGCCTCGATGATAAGAATCAATGCAGTGAGAAATAAGTGCCTTGTGGAGATTTCACAGTTGAGTGACTCTTATTGAATGAAGGTTTGACCCACTTCACTGGCTGCAGGttcaacaacacaatcaaacatcaTGTCTCCCCAGAACTTGCTGCAAAGGAGAAAAGTCTTCTTGAAGGATTTTCGTGGTATCTGGTTTTTATCAAAGTCTAAATCTTTGGTATCATGACAACGGCACAACACACCGATGCTTTCAGCCAAGTTAATCCTCCAGAGACAAGAACACAGCTGGAACAGCCAGAGAGAAACACTCAACAGCTGTGAGTGTGAGGAGAGCAGCCCGCTCTCATCAACGTGATTCAAGTGACCAACAGCTGCAGATGGAAGGAGCTTATCCAGAGCTCACTACGGGTCTTTCCTAACTCCTTACTgcctcttcttcacttctttcCTTGACCTTGTGATGTCATCCCACATGGGTCAAGGAATAGCGGTGAAAAAATAAGGAGATTATTTGGACTTTTCCACCACAGATTAAACACTGATGTAAACACAAAGGTATGCGGACTGTCAGCTCATATTGTAACAGGCTGTGAAACTATCCAGGATCACTAATCTGCTCCGAGCAGCGTCCCTGTGATGGGGTGATGACTCTCGCTCCTCTGCCCCTCTCACCAGGGccttcatgttgtttttaatctgtACGAATGTCTTCCTGTGTCATTTCAATCCCAGTACTCTCGCCATGTTTTGGTTAATGATAGTTTTTATCTCCGCTTCGCTTAATGCTTCTTGTATGTCGATTACCGATCGTGTTAATGACTGCTCAGCAAATAAATCTGCCTCCTCGTTGCTTCCTACTCCCACGTGAGCAGGAAGCCAGAAGAAGGAGATAGTCAACCGTCTCTGATGTAATCGGAGGAGCAGATGAAACATTTCTTAGATAACATTTTGTCCGCCTGAGGATTCTATTGACTTAAAGGGattgttcacagaaaaatgaaaatgcactcatcaTCTACTCGCCACTACGATGAagaggtgggtgaagtgtttgagtccagtAGAACACTTCTggggtttcaggggtaaacagcgttgcaccCAATACAACTGcttctgtggtgtcatccaagtgtccagcAGCCCCGACATTCCAGTTCTTCCAAATGGCCGCTGCCGGAACTAGAGAGGCTACCGTGCACGCCCTTTGGCGAGGGCTTGTGTGCCGGTGAACGCGGTGctgaggaggatatcagaggacatcaAGGCTAAGAACCTGGTGTGAATGAAGCCACTTCGAGTCTAATTGGACTGTCGGGGCTAACGACCGCTCAGCTGACACCACAGGAGTATTtcgtttttctttctgttgttttttagcGTTTGAAGAATTGGTCACTGTacttggctgcaacgctgttcaCCCCCGAGACTCCATTGGCACAGTGGTGATTAGTTATTGagagtgttttcattttggggtggaactatccctttaagagtGGCGATTGCTGACACGCTGTCGGATGAGATGATGATGACCTCACTAACCTGGTCACAGGCAACAGCACGGACACACATACAGTTGTGTAAACTGACAGGAGGTCTGTGACTCGTCCTGTCAGTGTTGTGTCGGTCTACGTCCCTGTCTGTGCTCACAGGGGATATTCCCGTAAAGAGGAGCCAGAAGAGGGGggcgggacacacacacacacaacacacacacacacggaaacacacaacacacacacacacacacacacacacaacacacagagaaacacacaaagtttcACACTGACAGCTCGATGGCTTAGCGTTCAAACATGCTAACGCGGAAGCCTTGACACGTTAGCCGCTGTCAACGCTAACATGCTAACGACAGCGCTTCCTGTCAGTCGTGTCAACAACCGGTCAGAACTGCGGTAACTAGCAAGCTAAAGTAGCGGCTATGCTAGCTGAAGTTAGCCGCTCGTTAGCTGTTGTGTTGGCGGTCGCAGCTCCTCGCGGCCCCCCGCCCCGCAGCGGCGGATCCTCCCCGGGGATCCTCGTCCACCGACCCCACAGGTTTCAGCTCAGTTTCGGACTCACCATTATTTTTTGTGCGACAGCGCAGCTCCACCGCTGCGGACGAATTCCTCAAATCTCCCCTTCGCTCTGGCTCTGCCGCGGTGCACTTTGGGTACTGCAGTAGAGAGCGCGCGGCTGTCCGTGTGAGGACCCCCGGCGAGGGACTACgctacccacaatgcaccgcGTCGCCGTTAGTAAACACCGCAAAACGACTGCGGAACGCGCGATTCACGAACGGGTCCACGTCCTCCACGCTGCCGCGCCGGTATTGGCTCTTGCAGCCACCGGAGACCTCACGCGACCATCACCGTCACGTTTGTACGGTGAACGCACGTGCACGgtggtgtgatggagagagacacctgcagagagagagagatagagagacagacagagagacagatagagagagagatacagagagagacacagacagacagacagacagacagacagacagacagatagagaaagagagagagagagagagatagagagagaaagagagagaaagatacagagagagacagagccagacagagccagacagacagacagacagacagacagaaagacagagacagatagagaaagagagagagagagagatacagagagagacagagccagacagagacagacagacagacagacagaaagacagagacagatagagaaagagagagagagagagagagagagatacagagagagacagagctagacagacacacagacagacagagagacactgagagacagatagacagacagagagcgagagaggcagagagacagagggacggagggagacagacagagagggagagagagagagagggcggagagacagacagagagggagagagagagggacagacagacagacagaaagacactgagagacagatagacagacagagagcgagagagagagacagacagtcagacagacagagggatggagagagacacctgcagagagagagaggctgagacagacagacagacagagagcgagagagggcggagagacagagggacggagggagacagacagacagagagacagagagagacagagagagacagagagacagacagtcagacagacagagggatggagagagagagagagcgagataggctgagacagacagac harbors:
- the traf7 gene encoding E3 ubiquitin-protein ligase TRAF7 isoform X1, translating into MEASFGPTFSAVAAGAKAQHRRTPSSSSTLTYSPRDDDDGMPLIGTPRRSDSAISIRSLHSESNMSLRSTFSLHEEEDDTESQVFAEQPSVKLCCQLCCSVFKDPVITTCGHTFCRRCALTSDKCPVDAAKLTVVVNNIAVAEQIGELFIHCKYGCRATASGAGGATASNPTVAGKPGPYEVDPLGCPFTIKLTTRKEHEASCDYRPVRCPNNPSCPPLLTMNLEAHLKECEHIKCPHSKYGCTFIGNQDTYETHLEVCKFEGLKEFLQQTDDRFHEMQLTLSQKDQDIAFLRSMLGKLSEKLDQLEKNMELKFDVLDENQSKLSEDLMEFRRDASMLNVRGINDELSHINARLNMGILGSYDPQQIFKCKGTFVGHQGPVWCLCVYSTGDLLFSGSSDKTIKVWDTCTTYKCQKTLEGHDGIVLALCIQGNRLYSGSADCTIIVWDIQTLQKVNTIRAHDNPVCTLVSSHNMLFSGSLKAIKVWDIVGTELKLKKELTGLNHWVRALVASQNHLYSGSYQTIKIWDIRSLECVHVLQTSGGSVYSIAVTNHHIVCGTYENLIHVWDIESKEQVRTLTGHVGTVYALAVIATPDQTKVFSASYDRSLRVWSMDNMICTQTLLRHQGSVTALAVSRGRLFSGAVDSTVKVWTC
- the traf7 gene encoding E3 ubiquitin-protein ligase TRAF7 isoform X2 → MEASFGPTFSAVAAGAKAQHRRTPSSSSTLTYSPRDDDDGMPLIGTPRRSDSAISIRSLHSESNMSLRSTFSLHEEEDDTESQVFAEQPSVKLCCQLCCSVFKDPVITTCGHTFCRRCALTSDKCPVDAAKLTVVVNNIAVAEQIGELFIHCKYGCRATASGAGGATASNPTVAGKPGPYEVDPLGCPFTIKLTTRKEHEASCDYRPVRCPNNPSCPPLLTMNLEAHLKECEHIKCPHSKYGCTFIGNQDTYETHLEVCKFEGLKEFLQQTDDRFHEMQLTLSQKDQDIAFLRSMLGKLSEKLDQLEKNMELKFDVLDENQSKLSEDLMEFRRDASMLNDELSHINARLNMGILGSYDPQQIFKCKGTFVGHQGPVWCLCVYSTGDLLFSGSSDKTIKVWDTCTTYKCQKTLEGHDGIVLALCIQGNRLYSGSADCTIIVWDIQTLQKVNTIRAHDNPVCTLVSSHNMLFSGSLKAIKVWDIVGTELKLKKELTGLNHWVRALVASQNHLYSGSYQTIKIWDIRSLECVHVLQTSGGSVYSIAVTNHHIVCGTYENLIHVWDIESKEQVRTLTGHVGTVYALAVIATPDQTKVFSASYDRSLRVWSMDNMICTQTLLRHQGSVTALAVSRGRLFSGAVDSTVKVWTC